One segment of Takifugu rubripes chromosome 5, fTakRub1.2, whole genome shotgun sequence DNA contains the following:
- the LOC101080116 gene encoding eukaryotic translation initiation factor 3 subunit D, producing MAKFNAPVIQDNPSGWGPCAVPEKFKDMPYQPFSKGDRLGKVADWTGATYQDKRYTNKYSSQFGGGSQYAYFHEEDETSFQLVDTAKTQKTAYQRNRMRFAQRNLRRDKDRRNLTQFNMQTLPKSAKQKERERMRLQKKFQKQFGVRQKWDQKSQAQLKPRDSSVEVRSEWEVKEEMDFPRLMKMRYMEVADPVDIECCGALEHYDKAFDRITTRNEKQLKSIKRIFHTVTTTDDPVIRKLAKTQGNVFATDAILATLMCCTRSVNSWDIIVQRVGNKLFFDKRDNSDFDLLTVSETANEPPQDEGNSFNSPRNLAMEATYINHNFSQQCLRIGSERYKFPNSNPFVEEDMDQSEVASVAYRYRHWKLGEDIDLIVRCEHDAVMTGAKGEVSFINVKTLNEWDSRYCNGVDWRQKLDSQRGAVLATELKNNSYKLARWTCCAMLAGSEYLKLGYVSRYHVKDSARHVILGTQQFKPNEFASQINLSMENAWGILRCVIDICRKLDEGKYLILKDPNKQVIRVYSLPDGTFSSDEEEEEEDEDEEEEEEEDEDN from the exons ATGGCCAAGTTCAACGCCCCGGTGATCCAGGACAACCCGTCTGGATGGGGTCCATGTGCAGTCCCAGAGAAGTTCAAGGATATGCCGTATCAGCCCTTCAGCAAAGGAGACCGTCTGGGGAAG GTTGCTGATTGGACTGGAGCAACTTATCAGGACAAGAGATACACAA ATAAATATTCATCTCAGTTCGGTGGTGGCAGTCAATACGCCTACTTCCATGAGGAGGATGAGACGAGCTTCCAGCTAGTGGACACGGCCAAGACGCAGAAGACGGCCTACCAGAGGAACCGCATGCGCTTTGCTCAG CGGAACCTGCGGAGGGACAAGGACCGCCGGAACCTGACCCAGTTCAACATGCAGACACTTCCAAAGAGTGCCAAGCAGAAGGAGAG ggagaGGATGCGTCTCCAGAAGAAGTTCCAAAAGCAGTTTGGTGTCCGTCAGAAATGGGACCAGAAATCGCAG GCTCAGCTGAAGCCCAGAGACTCCTCGGTGGAGGTGAGGAGTGAgtgggaggtgaaggaggagatggacttCCCCAGGCTGATGAAGATGCGATATATGGAGGTGGCCGACCCCGTGGACAT tgAGTGCTGCGGAGCTCTTGAGCACTATGACAAGGCTTTTGACCGGATCACCACACGCAACGAGAAGCAGCTGAAGAGCATCAAAAGGATCTTCCACACCGTCACCACCACCGACGACCCCGTCATCCGCAAG CTGGCGAAGACTCAGGGCAATGTGTTCGCCACCGACGCCATCCTGGCCACGCTGATGTGCTGCACACGCTCGGTCAACTCCTGGGACATCATCGTGCAACGAGTCGGCAACAAGTTGTTCTTTGATAAGAGAGACAACTCTGACTTTG ACCTGCTGACTGTGAGTGAGACCGCCAACGAGCCGCCGCAGGATGAGGGCAACTCCTTCAACTCTCCACGAAACCTGGCCATGGAGGCCACCTACATCAACCACAACTTCAGCCAGCAGTGTCTGCGCATT GGTTCAGAGCGCTACAAGTTTCCAAACTCAAACCCTTTTGTAGAGGAGGACATGGACCAGAGCGAGGTGGCGTCTGTCGCCTACAG GTACCGTCACTGGAAGCTCGGCGAGGACATCGACCTGATTGTTCGCTGCGAGCACGATGCCGTGATGACTGGCGCCAAGGGAGAGGTGTCCTTCATCAACGTCAAGACCCTGAACGAGTGGGACTCCAGG TACTGCAACGGCGTGGACTGGCGTCAGAAGCTGGACTCTCAGAGGGGGGCCGTCCTGGCCACCGAGCTGAAGAACAACAGCTACAAGCTGGCCCGCTGGACCTGCTGCGCCATGCTGGCTGGATCAGAGTACCTGAAGCTGGG GTACGTGTCTCGCTACCACGTGAAGGACTCGGCCCGCCACGTCATCTTGGGCACGCAGCAGTTCAAACCTAACGAGTTTGCCAGCCAGATCAACCTGAGCATGGAGAACGCCTGGGGGATCCTCCGCTGTGTCATCGACATCTGCCGCAAGCTGGACGAGGGCAAGTACCTGATCCTGAAGGACCCCAACAAG CAAGTGATCCGGGTGTACAGCCTGCCCGATGGGACCTTCAgttctgatgaagaagaggaggaggaggatgaagacgaagaggaggaggaggaggaag acGAGGACAATTGA
- the LOC105419635 gene encoding uncharacterized protein, which translates to MESTREDLQAVLGRYATNTLIHINTVKSFSNRISRWILGRGEEIEKMLDIKERAKKEKFAALEEELAKVLKATLNGLMELDDFLDGLEKLAFTSLHVFRENNNMLHLPPGISLDLVQDIITAAQQTCPLRLVFMLDTDDFFVPQLQNLEVLLIQLNKYVVISQLMCDKMEKSSFSDWRPPSSTETNVELPVDLSEDHIQEMLTHIKQLHSIRLNQNLRIAFMFQDDLSSTFLQEFDERRDRMLEFLDKLDESTGQMDNMHKGSRISSIAGSSVGAAGGVMSIVGLALSPVTAGLSLGLTIAGISLGVTSGVNSLVTTLTEVGVNWREKNKASKMFEDFMKDVGVLYDCLDKVGTKGTTLIELFVTIAKVACQLASLVKSVDALVDAVSAFRMFKSEELIASASQVVLPGAKGASKVASDIPDIGQAAARGPLALTKAARVGFIALNTLFVGMDVFFIVKDGLSLSKGSKSELVKFFTARAALWRSQMTSWEKIYKSQKEGQERMKIHLAALDTPFYPGRRSEEESRSLLDPNH; encoded by the exons ATGGAGTCCACCAG AGAAGATCTTCAGGCCGTCTTGGGTCGCTACGCCACAAATACGCTGATACACATCAACACGGTGAAAAGCTTCTCTAACAGGATCTCCAGATGGatcctggggaggggggaggagataGAAAAGATGCTGGACATCAAAGAAAGAGCCAAGAAGGAGAAGTTTGcagcgctggaggaggagctggcaaAGGTGCTGAAGGCCACTCTCAACGGCCTGATGGAACTTGATGATTTCCTGGATGGTTTGGAGAAGCTGGCCTTCACCTCCCTTCACGTCTTCAGGGAGAACAACAACATGCTGCACCTTCCCCCTGGGATCAGCCTGGATTTGGTTCAGGACATCATCACTGCCGCTCAGCAAACCTGCCCTCTCCGGTTGGTGTTCATGCTGGACACAGACGACTTCTTTGTTCCTCAACTGCAAAACTTGGAAGTGCTGCTCATCCAGCTGAACAAATACGTGGTCATCAGCCAGCTGATGTGTGACAAGAtggaaaaaag CTCTTTCAGTGATTGGCGTCCACcaagcagcacagaaaccaaCGTAGAGCTGCCGGTGGATTTGTCTGAAGACCACATCCAGGAGATGCTGACTCACATCAAACAGCTACATTCTATCAG GTTGAACCAGAACTTGAGAATTGCGTTCATGTTTCAGGACGATCTGTCGTCGACCTTCCTCCAGGAGTTTGATGAGCGGAGAGACAGGATGTTGGAGTTTCTAGATAAACTGGATGAGAGCACTGGTCAGATGGATAATATGCACAAGGGGTCCAGGATCTCCAGCATAGCAGGCAGCTCAGTGGGGGCAGCTGGTGGTGTGATGAGCATTGTGGGCTTGGCTTTGAGTCCTGTAACTGCAGGATTGTCTCTGGGTCTGACCATAGCTGGGATCAGCCTCGGAGTCACCAGTGGAGTCAACAGCCTCGTCACCACCCTCACCGAGGTGGGTGtaaactggagggaaaaaaataaagccagCAAAATGTTTGAGGACTTCATGAAGGATGTAGGAGTTCTTTACGATTGTCTGGACAAAGTCGGCACGAAGGGAACGACTCTAATAGAACTTTTTGTAACGATAGCCAAGGTGGCCTGTCAGTTGGCTTCACTTGTGAAAAGTGTGGATGCACTTGTTGATGCAGTTTCTGCATTTAGAATGTTCAAGTCTGAAGAGTTGATCGCAAGTGCTTCTCAGGTCGTGTTACCAGGAGCTAAAGGAGCCAGTAAAGTGGCCTCAGATATCCCAGATATCGGCCAGGCAGCGGCCCGAGGACCACTGGCATTAACCAAGGCTGCCAGAGTCGGCTTCATTGCACTCAACACTCTGTTCGTCGGCATGGATGTTTTCTTCATTGTCAAAGACGGCCTCAGTTTATCCAAAGGCAGCAAGTCCGAGCTGGTGAAGTTCTTTACAGCCAGAGCTGCACTGTGGCGCTCACAGATGACATCATGGGAGAAGATCTACAAGAGCCAGAAAGAAGgtcaggagaggatgaagataCACCTGGCCGCCCTGGACACCCCATTTTATCCTGGCCGCCGTTCTGAGGAGGAGTCCAGATCCCTTTTAGATCCCAACCACTGA
- the LOC105419102 gene encoding eukaryotic translation initiation factor 3 subunit D-like isoform X2, which yields MWKHGSVRPWCPNAADHGGRLRGLQPHDHRGWHGLLAVLPRGLQDQGHERERDQQEERGGDDPLWPVEDVLPGRYRHWKLGEDIDLIVCCEHDAVMTGAKGEVSFINVKTLNEWDSRYCNGVDWRQKLDSQRGAVLATELKNNSYKLARWTCCAMLAGSEYLKLGYVSRYHVKDSARHVILGTQQFKPNEFASQINLSMENAWGILRCVIDICRKLDEGKYLILNDPNKQVIRVYSLPDGTFSSDEEEEEEDEDEEEEEEEDEDN from the exons ATGTGGAAACATGGGTCTGTTCGACCGTGGTGTCCAAATGCTGCTGACCACGGTGGGCGCCTTCGCGGCCTTCAGCCTCATGACCATCGCGGTTGGCACGGACTACTGGCTGTACTCCCGCGGGGTCTGCAGGACCAAGGCCATGAGCGAGAACGAGACCAGCAAGAAGAACGAGGAGGTGATGACCCACTCTGGCCTGTGGAGGACGTGCTGCCTGGAAG GTACCGTCACTGGAAGCTCGGCGAGGACATCGACCTGATTGTTTGCTGCGAGCACGATGCCGTGATGACTGGCGCCAAGGGAGAGGTGTCCTTCATCAACGTCAAGACCCTGAACGAGTGGGACTCCAGG TACTGCAACGGCGTGGACTGGCGTCAGAAGCTGGACTCTCAGAGGGGGGCCGTCCTGGCCACCGAGCTGAAGAACAACAGCTACAAGCTGGCCCGCTGGACCTGCTGCGCCATGCTGGCTGGATCAGAGTACCTGAAGCTGGG GTACGTGTCTCGCTACCACGTGAAGGACTCGGCCCGCCACGTCATCTTGGGCACGCAGCAGTTCAAACCTAACGAGTTTGCCAGCCAGATCAACCTGAGCATGGAGAACGCCTGGGGGATCCTCCGCTGTGTCATCGACATCTGCCGCAAGCTGGACGAGGGCAAGTACCTGATCCTGAATGACCCCAACAAG CAAGTGATCCGGGTGTACAGCCTGCCCGATGGGACCTTCAgttctgatgaagaagaggaggaggaggatgaagacgaagaggaggaggaggaggaag acGAGGACAATTGA
- the LOC105419102 gene encoding eukaryotic translation initiation factor 3 subunit D-like isoform X1 encodes MSRGGTGEEVHISEQSCMIAAAEQPFSAQQLLVDAAAAGWNSSSLNLKPPSWTHFKPQLPMRSDQRVHLRAAVCPDPAAAPLLPGISLQLIDRVYRHWKLGEDIDLIVCCEHDAVMTGAKGEVSFINVKTLNEWDSRYCNGVDWRQKLDSQRGAVLATELKNNSYKLARWTCCAMLAGSEYLKLGYVSRYHVKDSARHVILGTQQFKPNEFASQINLSMENAWGILRCVIDICRKLDEGKYLILNDPNKQVIRVYSLPDGTFSSDEEEEEEDEDEEEEEEEDEDN; translated from the exons atgtccagaggagggacaggggaggaggtCCACAtctcagagcagagctgcatgatcgcagcagcagagcagccattTTCAGCCCAGCAGCTACTTgttgatgcagcagctgcaggatggaaTTCCTCCTCCCTGAATCTAAAACCACCATCCTGGACCCACTTCAAGCCTCAGCTGCCAATGAGGTCAGATCAGCGAGTCCATCTGCGAGCTGCTGTTTGTCCCGATCCTGCTGCGGCGCCGCTGCTACCCGGTATCAGTCTACAGCTGATTGATCGTGT GTACCGTCACTGGAAGCTCGGCGAGGACATCGACCTGATTGTTTGCTGCGAGCACGATGCCGTGATGACTGGCGCCAAGGGAGAGGTGTCCTTCATCAACGTCAAGACCCTGAACGAGTGGGACTCCAGG TACTGCAACGGCGTGGACTGGCGTCAGAAGCTGGACTCTCAGAGGGGGGCCGTCCTGGCCACCGAGCTGAAGAACAACAGCTACAAGCTGGCCCGCTGGACCTGCTGCGCCATGCTGGCTGGATCAGAGTACCTGAAGCTGGG GTACGTGTCTCGCTACCACGTGAAGGACTCGGCCCGCCACGTCATCTTGGGCACGCAGCAGTTCAAACCTAACGAGTTTGCCAGCCAGATCAACCTGAGCATGGAGAACGCCTGGGGGATCCTCCGCTGTGTCATCGACATCTGCCGCAAGCTGGACGAGGGCAAGTACCTGATCCTGAATGACCCCAACAAG CAAGTGATCCGGGTGTACAGCCTGCCCGATGGGACCTTCAgttctgatgaagaagaggaggaggaggatgaagacgaagaggaggaggaggaggaag acGAGGACAATTGA
- the LOC115249794 gene encoding uncharacterized protein isoform X2, whose product MESTREDLQAVLGRYATDTLIHINTVKSFSNRISRWILRREMEIEMMLDIKERAGKVNPSFSHVSQSENKGRALKEYTSSIFTLQVNLDKKFAALEEELAEVLKATLNGLQELDEFLDGLEKLAFTSLHVFRENNNMLHLPPGISLDLVQDIITAAQQTCPLRLMFMLDTDDFFLPQLQNLEVLLIQLNKYVIISQLMCDKMEKSDWRPPRSTETNVELPVDLSEDHIQEMLTHIKQLHSIRLNQNLRIAFMFQDDLSSTFLQEFDERRDRMLEFLDKLDESTGQMDNMHKGSKISSIAGSSVGAVGGVMTIVGLALTPVTAGVSLGLTIAGISLGVTSGVNSIVTTLTEVVVNKREKNKASKTFEDFMKDAGDLHDCLEKVGTKGTTEEELSVAIAKVACQLASLGRTVDALVDAVSAFRMFKSEELIARASQVVLPGAKGASKVASDIPDIGQAAARGPLALTKVARVGFIALNTLFVGMDVFIIVKDGLSLSKGSKSELVKFFRARAALWRSQMTSWEKIYKSQKEGQERMKIHLATLDTPFYPGRRSEEESRSLLDPNH is encoded by the exons ATGGAGTCCACCAG AGAAGATCTTCAGGCCGTCTTGGGTCGCTACGCCACAGATACGCTGATACACATCAACACGGTGAAAAGCTTCTCTAACAGGATCTCCAGATGGATcctgaggagggagatggagatagAAATGATGTTGGACATCAAAGAAAGAGCTGGGAAGGTCAACCCCAGCTTCAGTcatgtcagccaatcagagaacaAAGGGAGAGCTCTGAAGGAGTACACGAGCAGCATCTTCACCCTGCAGGTGAACCTGGACAAGAAGTTTGcagcgctggaggaggagctggcagaGGTGCTGAAGGCCACTCTCAACGGTCTGCAGGAACTTGATGAATTCCTGGATGGTTTGGAGAAGCTGGCCTTCACCTCCCTTCACGTCTTCAGGGAGAACAACAACATGCTGCACCTTCCCCCCGGGATCAGCCTGGATTTGGTTCAGGACATCATCACTGCCGCTCAGCAAACCTGCCCTCTCCGGTTGATGTTCATGCTGGACACAGACGACTTCTTTCTTCCTCAACTGCAAAACTTGGAAGTGCTGCTCATCCAGCTGAACAAATACGTGATCATCAGCCAGCTGATGTGTGACAAGAtggaaaaaag CGATTGGCGTCCACCAAGGAGCACAGAAACCAACGTAGAGCTGCCGGTGGATTTGTCTGAAGACCACATCCAGGAGATGCTGACTCACATCAAACAGCTACATTCTATCAG GTTGAACCAGAACTTGAGAATTGCGTTCATGTTTCAGGACGATCTGTCGTCGACCTTCCTCCAGGAGTTTGATGAGCGGAGAGACAGGATGTTGGAGTTTCTAGATAAACTGGATGAGAGCACTGGTCAGATGGATAATATGCACAAGGGGTCCAAGATCTCCAGCATAGCAGGCAGCTCAGTGGGGGCAGTTGGTGGTGTGATGACCATTGTGGGCTTGGCTTTGACTCCTGTAACTGCAGGAGTGTCTCTGGGTCTGACCATAGCTGGGATCAGCCTCGGAGTCACCAGTGGAGTCAACAGCATTGTCACCACCCTCACCGAGGTGGTTgtaaacaagagggaaaaaaataaagccagCAAAACGTTTGAGGACTTTATGAAGGATGCAGGAGATCTTCACGATTGTCTGGAAAAAGTCGGCACGAAGGGAACGACTGAAGAAGAACTTTCTGTAGCGATAGCCAAGGTGGCCTGTCAGTTGGCTTCACTTGGGAGAACTGTGGATGCACTTGTTGATGCAGTTTCTGCATTTAGAATGTTCAAGTCTGAAGAGTTGATCGCACGTGCTTCTCAGGTCGTGTTACCAGGAGCTAAAGGAGCCAGTAAAGTGGCCTCAGATATCCCAGATATCGGCCAGGCAGCGGCCCGAGGACCACTGGCATTAACCAAGGTTGCCAGAGTCGGCTTCATTGCACTCAACACTCTGTTCGTCGGCATGGATGTTTTCATCATCGTCAAAGACGGCCTCAGTTTATCCAAAGGCAGCAAGTCCGAGCTGGTGAAGTTCTTTAGAGCCAGAGCTGCACTGTGGCGCTCACAGATGACATCATGGGAGAAGATCTACAAGAGCCAGAAAGAAGgtcaggagaggatgaagataCACCTGGCCACCCTGGACACCCCATTTTATCCTGGCCGCCGTTCTGAGGAGGAGTCCAGATCCCTTTTAGATCCCAACCACTGA
- the LOC115249794 gene encoding uncharacterized protein isoform X1, with protein MESTREDLQAVLGRYATDTLIHINTVKSFSNRISRWILRREMEIEMMLDIKERAGKVNPSFSHVSQSENKGRALKEYTSSIFTLQVNLDKKFAALEEELAEVLKATLNGLQELDEFLDGLEKLAFTSLHVFRENNNMLHLPPGISLDLVQDIITAAQQTCPLRLMFMLDTDDFFLPQLQNLEVLLIQLNKYVIISQLMCDKMEKSSFSDWRPPRSTETNVELPVDLSEDHIQEMLTHIKQLHSIRLNQNLRIAFMFQDDLSSTFLQEFDERRDRMLEFLDKLDESTGQMDNMHKGSKISSIAGSSVGAVGGVMTIVGLALTPVTAGVSLGLTIAGISLGVTSGVNSIVTTLTEVVVNKREKNKASKTFEDFMKDAGDLHDCLEKVGTKGTTEEELSVAIAKVACQLASLGRTVDALVDAVSAFRMFKSEELIARASQVVLPGAKGASKVASDIPDIGQAAARGPLALTKVARVGFIALNTLFVGMDVFIIVKDGLSLSKGSKSELVKFFRARAALWRSQMTSWEKIYKSQKEGQERMKIHLATLDTPFYPGRRSEEESRSLLDPNH; from the exons ATGGAGTCCACCAG AGAAGATCTTCAGGCCGTCTTGGGTCGCTACGCCACAGATACGCTGATACACATCAACACGGTGAAAAGCTTCTCTAACAGGATCTCCAGATGGATcctgaggagggagatggagatagAAATGATGTTGGACATCAAAGAAAGAGCTGGGAAGGTCAACCCCAGCTTCAGTcatgtcagccaatcagagaacaAAGGGAGAGCTCTGAAGGAGTACACGAGCAGCATCTTCACCCTGCAGGTGAACCTGGACAAGAAGTTTGcagcgctggaggaggagctggcagaGGTGCTGAAGGCCACTCTCAACGGTCTGCAGGAACTTGATGAATTCCTGGATGGTTTGGAGAAGCTGGCCTTCACCTCCCTTCACGTCTTCAGGGAGAACAACAACATGCTGCACCTTCCCCCCGGGATCAGCCTGGATTTGGTTCAGGACATCATCACTGCCGCTCAGCAAACCTGCCCTCTCCGGTTGATGTTCATGCTGGACACAGACGACTTCTTTCTTCCTCAACTGCAAAACTTGGAAGTGCTGCTCATCCAGCTGAACAAATACGTGATCATCAGCCAGCTGATGTGTGACAAGAtggaaaaaag CTCTTTCAGCGATTGGCGTCCACCAAGGAGCACAGAAACCAACGTAGAGCTGCCGGTGGATTTGTCTGAAGACCACATCCAGGAGATGCTGACTCACATCAAACAGCTACATTCTATCAG GTTGAACCAGAACTTGAGAATTGCGTTCATGTTTCAGGACGATCTGTCGTCGACCTTCCTCCAGGAGTTTGATGAGCGGAGAGACAGGATGTTGGAGTTTCTAGATAAACTGGATGAGAGCACTGGTCAGATGGATAATATGCACAAGGGGTCCAAGATCTCCAGCATAGCAGGCAGCTCAGTGGGGGCAGTTGGTGGTGTGATGACCATTGTGGGCTTGGCTTTGACTCCTGTAACTGCAGGAGTGTCTCTGGGTCTGACCATAGCTGGGATCAGCCTCGGAGTCACCAGTGGAGTCAACAGCATTGTCACCACCCTCACCGAGGTGGTTgtaaacaagagggaaaaaaataaagccagCAAAACGTTTGAGGACTTTATGAAGGATGCAGGAGATCTTCACGATTGTCTGGAAAAAGTCGGCACGAAGGGAACGACTGAAGAAGAACTTTCTGTAGCGATAGCCAAGGTGGCCTGTCAGTTGGCTTCACTTGGGAGAACTGTGGATGCACTTGTTGATGCAGTTTCTGCATTTAGAATGTTCAAGTCTGAAGAGTTGATCGCACGTGCTTCTCAGGTCGTGTTACCAGGAGCTAAAGGAGCCAGTAAAGTGGCCTCAGATATCCCAGATATCGGCCAGGCAGCGGCCCGAGGACCACTGGCATTAACCAAGGTTGCCAGAGTCGGCTTCATTGCACTCAACACTCTGTTCGTCGGCATGGATGTTTTCATCATCGTCAAAGACGGCCTCAGTTTATCCAAAGGCAGCAAGTCCGAGCTGGTGAAGTTCTTTAGAGCCAGAGCTGCACTGTGGCGCTCACAGATGACATCATGGGAGAAGATCTACAAGAGCCAGAAAGAAGgtcaggagaggatgaagataCACCTGGCCACCCTGGACACCCCATTTTATCCTGGCCGCCGTTCTGAGGAGGAGTCCAGATCCCTTTTAGATCCCAACCACTGA
- the LOC115249796 gene encoding apolipoprotein L6-like, with translation MFQDDLSSTFLQEFDERRDRMLEFLDKLDESTGQMDRMHKRSRISSIAGSSVGAVGGVMTIVGLALSPVTAGVSLGLTIAGISLRVTSGVNGLITTLTEVGVKSREKNKASKTFEDFMKDAGDLYECLEKVGTKETTEEELSVAIAKVAVGLDSLELVDTVSTFRMFNYEELITGVGRLMQGAKGASKMAFDIPDIGQAAAQGAAGFARAARAVFIALNALFLGIDIIFIVKDGLSLAKGSKSELVKFFTAKAALWRSQMRSWEKIYDSQKEGQERMKIHLAALDNPFYPGRRSEEESRSLLDPNH, from the coding sequence ATGTTTCAGGACGATCTGTCGTCGACCTTCCTCCAGGAGTTTGATGAGCGGAGAGACAGGATGTTGGAGTTTCTAGATAAACTGGATGAGAGCACTGGTCAGATGGATAGGATGCACAAGAGGTCGAGGATCTCCAGCATAGCAGGCAGCTCAGTGGGGGCAGTTGGTGGTGTGATGACCATTGTGGGCTTGGCTTTGAGTCCTGTAACTGCAGGAGTGTCTCTGGGTCTGACCATAGCTGGGATCAGCCTCAGAGTCACCAGTGGAGTCAACGGCCTCATCACCACCCTCACCGAGGTGGGTGTAAAGAgtagggaaaaaaataaagccagCAAAACGTTTGAGGACTTCATGAAGGATGCAGGAGATCTTTACGAGTGTCTGGAAAAAGTCGGCACGAAGGAAACGACTGAAGAAGAACTTTCTGTAGCGATAGCCAAGGTGGCCGTAGGGCTGGATTCACTTGAACTTGTTGATACAGTTTCTACTTTTAGAATGTTCAATTATGAAGAGTTGATCACAGGTGTTGGTCGGTTAATGCAGGGAGCTAAAGGAGCCAGTAAAATGGCCTTCGATATCCCAGATATCGGCCAGGCAGCGGCCCAAGGAGCTGCAGGATTCGCCAGGGCAGCCAGAGCCGTCTTCATTGCACTCAACGCTCTGTTCCTCGGCATCGatatcatcttcatcgtcaaaGACGGCCTCAGTTTAGCCAAAGGCAGCAAGTCCGAGCTGGTGAAGTTCTTTACAGCGAAAGCTGCACTGTGGCGCTCACAGATGAGGTCATGGGAGAAGATCTACGACAGCCAGAAAGAAGgtcaggagaggatgaagataCACTTGGCCGCCCTGGACAACCCATTTTATCCTGGCCGCCGTTCTGAGGAGGAGTCCAGATCCCTTTTAGATCCCAACCACTGA